The proteins below are encoded in one region of Lactuca sativa cultivar Salinas chromosome 3, Lsat_Salinas_v11, whole genome shotgun sequence:
- the LOC111884609 gene encoding transcription factor MYB13 gives MVRAPCFDKNGIKKGAWSKEEDNKLRAYIQIYGHSNWRELPKLAGLSRCGKSCRLRWMNYLRPNMKRGNFTKEEEDVIVGLHKKLGNKWSTMAAQLPGRSDNEIKNHWHAHLKNQVRKDQTIEQFETLEPFKATPRGCQQVKKPNLKTPQEVEILLAVLTSESPSSSSTSESSQCSLSVSDYEVPCDDATPQFSEPAGNLWFDQLFLPDNNGVALSSETMFSPFGLTDDNLISKTSFPDHIMDDVHLWSTIDLYL, from the exons ATGGTGAGGGCtccatgttttgataaaaacggAATCAAAAAAGGTGCATGGAGCAAAGAGGAAGACAACAAACTAAGAGCTTACATACAGATATACGGCCATTCTAACTGGCGAGAACTTCCCAAGTTAGCTG GTTTGTCTAGATGTGGGAAAAGCTGTAGGCTCCGATGGATGAATTATCTACGCCCAAACATGAAACGTGGTAATtttacaaaagaagaagaagatgtcaTTGTTGGTTTACATAAGAAGCTTGGAAACAA ATGGTCAACGATGGCCGCACAATTGCCTGGAAGAAGCGACAATGAAATAAAAAACCATTGGCACGCACATCTGAAAAACCAGGTCCGAAAAGATCAAACGATCGAACAATTTGAAACCCTTGAACCTTTTAAAGCTACTCCCAGAGGATGTCAGCAGGTGAAAAAACCCAACTTAAAAACTCCACAGGAAGTTGAAATTTTATTGGCAGTCTTAACATCTGAATCACCGTCATCTTCTTCAACAAGTGAATCTTCTCAATGTTCTTTGAGTGTATCAGATTATGAAGTTCCTTGTGACGACGCTACACCACAGTTTTCTGAGCCGGCCGGAAATTTATGGTTTGATCAGCTATTTTTACCGGACAACAATGGCGTGGCATTATCAAGTGAGACCATGTTCTCACCTTTCGGCTTGACCGACGACAATCTCATCTCTAAGACTTCTTTCCCGGATCACATCATGGATGATGTGCATTTATGGTCAACCATAGATTTATATTTGTAA